A region of Hippoglossus stenolepis isolate QCI-W04-F060 chromosome 7, HSTE1.2, whole genome shotgun sequence DNA encodes the following proteins:
- the slc9a6a gene encoding sodium/hydrogen exchanger 6a yields the protein MLGKVTVSGARRATRTLWLLVLVSLSVSICVCRASSSSSLREEDSAMENIVTEKQAEESHRQDSADLLIFIMLLTLTILTIWLFKHRRFRFLHETGLAMIYGVLVGVVLRYGIHVPRDISNVTLSCNVNASPATLLINVSGKFYEYTLKGEISANEVDDVQDNEMLRKVTFDPEVFFNILLPPIIFHAGYSLKRRHFFRNMGSILAYAFLGTVISCFVIGLMMYGCVTLMKQVGQLDGDFFFTDCLFFGAIVSATDPVTVLAIFNELHVDVDLYALLFGESVLNDAVALVLSSSIVAYQPEGDNSHTFDVVAILKSFGVFLGVFSGSFALGVATGVVTALVTKFTKLRDFPLLETALFFLMSWSTFLLAEACGFTGVVAVLFCGITQAHYTFNNLSPESQDRTKQLFEVLNFLAENFIFSYMGLTLFTFQSHVFNPMFIVGAFLAVFIGRAANIYPLSFLLNLGRRNKIRSNFQHMMMFAGLRGAMTFALSIRDTATYARQMMFSTTLLVVFFTVWVCGGGTTQMLSCQRIRVGVDSDQDNPMSIGEGTERRSTKLESAYLFRIWYNFDHNYLKPILTHSGPPLTATLPLCCGPLARFLTSPQAFENECQLKDDDSDLILTDGDINLTYGDITVSTDASGAHTSGGLAFAGVTSDDLDRELTYGDHELVMRGTRLVLPMDDSEPPFTDPHLRLQM from the exons ATGTTGGGTAAAGTGACTGTCAGCGGGGCGAGGAGGGCGACGCGGACGCTGtggctgctggtgctggtgagTCTGTCCgtgagcatctgtgtgtgtcgagcatcctcctcctcctcactccgGGAGGAGGACAGCGCCATGGAGAACATCGTCACGGAGAAGCAGGCGGAGGAGAGCCACCGGCAGGACAGCGCCGACCTGCTCATCTTCATCATGCTCCTCACCCTCACCATCCTCACCATATGGCTGTTCAAGCACCGGCGCTTCAGGTTCCTGCACGAGACCGGGCTGGCCATGATATATG GCGTGCTCGTTGGCGTGGTCTTACGTTACGGCATCCACGTTCCTCGGGACATCAGCAACGTCACGCTGAGCTGCAACGTGAACGCCAGTCCCGCCACTCTGCTCATCAACGTCAGCGGCAAATTCTACGAGTACACTCTGAAAGGGGAGATCAGTGCCAACGAGGTGGACGACGTGCAAGATAATGAGATGCTGCGAAAG gtgacctttgaccctgaagTGTTCTTCAACATTCTTCTACCACCGATCATCTTCCATGCTGGCTACAGCTTGAAAAGG agacaTTTTTTCCGTAACATGGGATCCATTCTCGCTTATGCCTTTTTGGGGactgttatttcctgttttgtcaTCGG GTTGATGATGTACGGCTGTGTGACGCTGATGAAGCAGGTGGGGCAGCTGGACGGAGACTTCTTCTTCACCGATTGTCTTTTCTTTGGAGCCATCGTCTCGGCCACAGACCCCG TGACGGTCCTGGCCATCTTCAACGAGCTGCATGTAGACGTGGATCTGTACGCGTTGCTGTTTGGAGAGAGCGTGCTCAACGATGCCGTGGCCTTGGTTCTGTCCTC GTCTATAGTAGCGTACCAGCCAGAAGGAGACAACAGTCACACCTTCGATGTCGTGGCGATACTGAAATCTTTTGGGGTTTTCCTCGGAGTCTTCAGCGGCTCTTTCGCTCTGGGGGTGGCCACCGGAGTCGTCACTGCTCTC GTGACCAAGTTCACAAAGCTGAGAGATTTCCCGCTGCTGGAGACGGCTCTGTTCTTCCTCATGTCATGGAGCACGTTCCTGTTGGCTGAGGCCTGTGGCttcacag GCGTGGTGGCTGTGCTGTTCTGTGGAATCACTCAGGCCCACTACACCTTCAACAACCTGTCCCCCGAGTCCCAGGACCGGACCAAACAG ctgtttGAGGTGTTGAACTTCCTGGCTGAGAACTTCATTTTCTCCTACATGGGTCTGACCCTGTTCACCTTCCAGAGCCACGTCTTTAATCCCATGTTCATCGTAGGAGCTTTT CTGGCAGTGTTCATTGGAAGAGCAGCTAACATCTACCCTCTCTCATTCCTTCTTAATCTGGGGCGACGCAACAAGATCCGATCCAACTTTCAGCACATGATGATGTTCGCAG GACTGCGAGGTGCGATGACCTTCGCCCTGTCCATCAGGGACACGGCCACGTACGCCCGTcagatgatgttctctaccacTCTGCTCGTGGTCTTCTTCACCGTGTGGGTTTGTGGAGGCGGCACCACCCAGATGTTGTCCTGCCAGCGCATACG agtgGGAGTGGACTCTGATCAAGATAACCCT atgagCATCGGTGaaggaacagagagaagaagcacCAAACTAGAAAGTGCTTATCTTTTCAGGATTTGGTACAACTTTGACCACAA CTACCTGAAGCCCATCCTGACTCACAGCGGCCCCCCCCTCACAGCCACCCTGCCTCTCTGCTGCGGCCCCCTCGCCCGCTTCCTCACCAGCCCCCAGGCCTTCGAG AATGAATGCCAGTTGAAGGATGACGACTCTGACCTCATCCTGACCGACGGCGACATCAACTTGACTTATGGCGACATCACGGTCAGCACAGATGCCTCAGGGGCCCACACCAGCGGCGGTCTGGCCTTTGCTGGCGTCACCTCTGACGACTTGGACAGAGAGTTGACATACGGAGACCATGAGCTGGTGATGAGGGGCACACGCCTGGTGCTGCCCATGGATGACTCGGAGCCGCCCTTCACAGACCCCCACCTCCGCCTGCAGATGTGA
- the taf7 gene encoding transcription initiation factor TFIID subunit 7, giving the protein MTSKLKVGKVGSKNKEDAPYELESQFVLRLPSEYASTVRRIAQSGSMNIKDRLTIELHPDGRHGIVRVDRVPLACKLVDLPCMIESLKTVDKKTFYKTADVCQMLVCTLDGDLYPPLEEPTGTDPKSKKKDKDKDKKFVWNHGITCPLKNTRKRRFRKTAKKKYIESPDVEKEVKRLLSTDADAVSVRWEIIAEDESKEPEQQGSLANLDSSPGTSGHKMGHGSSAQRDELREIFNDISSSSEDEEDEVDRHEDEDLNIMDTEDDLVRQLQDKLNESDSAQHESDRNNQIVMEFQVQINSIKAKLQDTRARKKQQQELIMKVENQALKNRFKALFSEIILQEEREMEQLASLQEQLDSLIEK; this is encoded by the exons atgacGTCTAAACTGAAAG TCGGGAAGGTCGGCTCCAAGAACAAGGAGGATGCTCCGTATGAACTGGAGAGCCAGTTCGTCCTGCGGCTGCCCTCG GAGTATGCTTCAACAGTCAGAAGGATTGCACAGTCAGGCAGTATGAACATAAAGGACAGACTCACCATTGAGTTGCACC ctgATGGTCGTCATGGCATAGTGAGAGTGGACCGCGTCCCTTTGGCCTGCAAACTGGTGGATCTGCCTTGTATGATTGAGTCTCTGAAAACTGTGGACAAgaagacattttacaaaactGCTGATGTCTGTCAG ATGCTGGTATGTACACTAGATGGAGACCTTTACCCTCCCTTAGAGGAGCCGACTGGCACCGACCCAAAGAGcaagaaaaaggacaaagacaaGGACAAGAAATTTGTTTGGAACCACGGCA TCACCTGCCCTCTGAAGAACACACGCAAGAGAAGATTTCGGAAGACAgcgaaaaaaaag TATATTGAATCTCCTGATGTggaaaaggaggtgaagagatTGCTGAGCACAGACGCTGATGCCGTCAGTGTCC GATGGGAAATAATAGCGGAAGATGAGTCCAAGGAGCCAGAACAGCAGGGCTCTCTGGCAAACCTGGACTCCTCACCTGGCACCTCAGGACACAAGATGGGTCATGGATCCTCTG CCCAGCGTGACGAACTGAGAGAAATCTTCAACGACATCAGCAGCTCCAGtgaggacgaggaggatgaagtggaCCGACACGAGGACGAGGACCTGAACATCATGGACACGGAGGATGATCTGGTCCGACAGCTCCAAGACAAACTCAACGAGTCGGATTCCGCTCAGCATGAGAGTGACAGAAACAACCAGATAG TTATGGAGTTTCAGGTGCAGATCAACAGCATCAAGGCCAAGCTTCAGGATACTCGCGCCCGtaagaaacaacagcaggagcTCATCATGAAAGTGGAAAACCAGGCTCTCAAA AACCGTTTCAAGGCCTTGTTCAGTGAGATTATTCTGCAGGAGGAGCGGGAGATGGAGCAG CTGGCCTcgctgcaggagcagctggacTCACTGATCGAGAagtga